Proteins encoded together in one Candidatus Xianfuyuplasma coldseepsis window:
- a CDS encoding DMT family transporter produces the protein MTNRTKGIIAIIIASFGFAWMSIFVKLAGDLPVFQKVFFRNIVSMFFALIMITIEKDRLIGKKQHQKLLLLRSVLGTTGMLLFFYSIDQLVAADANMLNKLSSFFLILFSFLFLKEKITKYQLLAIIIAFLGSLFIIKPQFNIQIIPYLTSIAAAMFAGGAYTVLRALGTKEKYYTIVFYFSTFSVLVLTPFVILQYQSMTTMQWIYLMLTGLGATIGQFGTTIAYKFAPASEISIFNYTNVVFVTVFAIPFLGELPDYFSIAGYLIIFIASYFMFRHQNMPKST, from the coding sequence ATGACAAACCGAACAAAAGGCATCATCGCTATCATCATCGCATCTTTTGGATTTGCCTGGATGAGTATCTTCGTCAAACTTGCCGGAGATCTTCCAGTTTTTCAGAAGGTATTTTTCCGAAATATTGTATCCATGTTCTTCGCTTTGATTATGATAACAATTGAAAAAGACCGTTTAATTGGTAAAAAACAACATCAAAAATTATTATTACTCCGAAGTGTGTTAGGTACCACTGGAATGTTATTGTTTTTCTATTCAATCGACCAATTGGTTGCTGCAGATGCGAATATGCTCAATAAATTAAGTTCATTTTTTCTGATATTATTCAGTTTCTTGTTCTTAAAGGAAAAAATTACGAAATACCAACTCCTAGCTATCATCATTGCCTTTTTGGGATCACTATTTATTATCAAACCACAGTTTAATATACAAATAATACCATATTTAACTAGTATTGCTGCTGCCATGTTTGCTGGAGGAGCCTATACCGTATTGCGTGCATTGGGTACAAAAGAGAAGTACTACACGATTGTTTTCTACTTTTCTACATTCAGTGTGCTTGTTCTCACTCCATTTGTAATACTTCAGTATCAATCCATGACAACAATGCAGTGGATATACCTTATGTTAACAGGATTAGGAGCCACCATTGGACAGTTTGGAACGACAATTGCATATAAATTTGCTCCTGCAAGTGAAATTTCCATTTTCAACTATACCAACGTTGTGTTTGTGACCGTATTTGCCATCCCTTTCTTAGGAGAGTTACCAGATTACTTTAGTATCGCAGGTTATCTCATCATCTTTATCGCCAGTTATTTCATGTTTCGGCATCAAAATATGCCAAAATCCACGTAA
- the ltaE gene encoding low-specificity L-threonine aldolase → MIDFRSDTVTKPTKQMCEAMANAVVGDDVYGDDPTINELEALAATMTGFEASVFVPSGTMGNQLSIFTHTNRGDEIIVGRKSHIKNYEVGAAAVISGVSYHLINEVKGMMPLEEIEAGIRGMDIHYPNTSLICVENAHGTGVVLPLDYLQKLRKLADKHQLKIHMDGARLFNAATYLGVDVTEITQYVDSVTFCLSKGLASPIGSLICGSKEFIYRARKGRKLLGGGMRQVGILGAAGLISLREMTKRLHIDHKHARYLGEELDKLPEFHVDFDRLQINMVFVRSSLDLTKLAEYLKQYDILIGGYKGDVVRIAIHNDIEKADIDALLSRIKDYVKEVNNA, encoded by the coding sequence ATGATTGATTTTAGAAGTGATACAGTAACAAAACCAACCAAACAAATGTGTGAAGCAATGGCAAATGCCGTTGTTGGTGATGATGTGTATGGTGATGATCCCACAATAAATGAACTAGAGGCCTTAGCTGCAACCATGACAGGATTTGAAGCTAGCGTCTTTGTTCCATCTGGTACCATGGGTAACCAACTATCGATCTTTACCCATACCAACCGTGGTGATGAAATAATTGTCGGTCGTAAATCCCATATTAAGAATTATGAAGTTGGCGCAGCTGCGGTCATATCCGGCGTTAGCTATCATCTCATTAATGAAGTGAAGGGGATGATGCCACTAGAAGAAATCGAAGCTGGTATCCGTGGTATGGATATTCATTATCCCAACACCTCATTAATTTGTGTTGAGAATGCACATGGAACCGGTGTTGTACTACCTCTTGACTATTTACAAAAACTGCGCAAATTAGCGGATAAACATCAATTGAAGATTCATATGGATGGCGCTCGACTGTTTAATGCAGCGACGTATTTAGGTGTGGACGTGACTGAAATTACCCAGTATGTGGATTCGGTAACGTTTTGCCTTTCCAAAGGGTTAGCAAGCCCTATTGGTAGCCTGATTTGTGGGTCTAAGGAGTTCATTTATCGAGCCCGTAAAGGTCGAAAATTGCTCGGTGGAGGTATGCGTCAAGTTGGCATTTTGGGAGCTGCGGGTTTAATCAGCCTACGAGAAATGACAAAACGCCTTCATATAGACCATAAACATGCGAGATACCTCGGAGAAGAACTCGATAAACTACCGGAATTTCATGTTGATTTTGATCGATTACAGATTAATATGGTATTTGTGCGTAGTTCACTAGACTTAACGAAACTAGCTGAATACTTAAAACAATATGATATCCTTATTGGAGGTTATAAAGGTGATGTTGTCCGCATTGCTATCCACAATGACATAGAAAAAGCAGATATTGATGCACTACTTAGTCGTATAAAGGATTATGTTAAGGAGGTTAATAATGCCTAA
- a CDS encoding alpha/beta hydrolase: MPKKENILMEGTNNLGIIICHTLGADPQQMKPLGKKLNKLGYTVSIPLYDGHGGSFTEVIQSEVPLWYDNVVEAYSELSTKVEKIFVIGMSIGGTFSVKLAEEYDLAGIITVNAPIIGFDLYTDLWQFMQNNEDKEMIKRYRDHRRTYFRFVTELGQIEALKQITAPLFVLQGSLDATRYKTSSMMLMEYVSSEVKQRKDYPRSRHLLLLEADKKEATADIIEFIQEQSKQYLLEE; this comes from the coding sequence ATGCCTAAGAAAGAGAATATATTAATGGAGGGGACAAATAACCTCGGAATAATCATTTGTCACACATTAGGAGCAGATCCACAACAGATGAAGCCTCTTGGAAAGAAACTAAATAAACTGGGATATACGGTCTCGATACCGCTATATGATGGTCACGGTGGTTCATTTACAGAAGTTATCCAGTCAGAGGTTCCATTATGGTATGACAATGTTGTAGAAGCGTATAGCGAGTTATCCACAAAAGTCGAGAAGATTTTTGTAATAGGAATGAGCATCGGTGGTACCTTTAGCGTAAAATTAGCAGAAGAATATGATCTTGCAGGTATAATAACCGTCAATGCACCGATTATCGGATTTGATTTATATACGGATTTATGGCAGTTTATGCAAAATAATGAAGACAAAGAGATGATCAAACGATATCGTGATCATCGACGCACTTATTTCCGATTTGTCACAGAATTGGGTCAAATCGAGGCATTAAAACAGATTACCGCTCCACTTTTTGTCCTTCAAGGTAGTTTGGATGCGACGCGATATAAAACATCGTCGATGATGTTAATGGAATATGTCTCTTCTGAGGTAAAACAACGAAAAGACTACCCTCGTTCCCGTCATTTATTACTACTTGAAGCGGATAAAAAAGAAGCAACTGCAGATATTATTGAATTTATTCAAGAACAATCAAAGCAATACTTATTAGAGGAGTGA
- a CDS encoding OFA family MFS transporter — protein MKKMIYGYVMLGTTMMLLLGIVYSYSLFRVEIETVYAVNKVTSGFPFMMVLLFYALFMAIGGKLFQKYNTLHIAIIGSLLISTGFLLSGVANSILVIIISYGVLIGSGIGLLYGLPLRIVSQLQHPKPGLLTGITLMGFGLSPLIFAPIVRQLLSSQGLSGTFIILGIVYGVLLFILSFVLSKNDQAEKHVQKVSYYILRSKSFYIIFSVFLIATFIGLSIIGLTANIGEEVLSIDPTVISIYLGVFAIFNGIGRPLFGYVNDRFGFKLSGMISFSTLIVGLLLLFFFVDSLVVFILAFIIIYVNFGGWLSLAPSATIQLFGKDDYSQNYGVMFLAYGLGAFIGTLISGYIIDYFTLTTVFLVMAILAFVGLLIIQTTSIESKKRA, from the coding sequence ATGAAGAAAATGATCTATGGGTACGTTATGTTGGGGACAACAATGATGTTGTTGCTAGGGATTGTCTACAGTTATTCCTTGTTTCGAGTCGAAATTGAGACAGTCTACGCTGTCAACAAAGTCACGAGTGGTTTTCCATTTATGATGGTATTGTTATTTTATGCACTATTCATGGCAATCGGTGGAAAACTATTTCAAAAATACAATACACTACATATTGCCATTATTGGGTCATTGTTGATTAGTACTGGGTTTTTACTGAGTGGTGTAGCAAATAGTATATTGGTTATCATAATCTCATATGGCGTACTGATTGGGAGCGGGATTGGATTATTATATGGTTTGCCACTCCGAATAGTGAGTCAGTTACAGCATCCGAAACCAGGATTGTTAACAGGAATTACACTAATGGGATTTGGTTTATCCCCTTTAATTTTCGCACCGATTGTTCGTCAATTACTCTCCTCGCAAGGATTATCAGGAACATTTATCATCCTTGGTATCGTATATGGTGTCTTATTATTCATCCTGTCATTTGTATTATCAAAAAATGATCAAGCGGAAAAACATGTTCAAAAAGTATCCTACTATATATTGCGTAGCAAATCGTTCTATATTATATTTAGTGTCTTCTTAATTGCCACTTTTATTGGATTATCCATCATTGGCTTAACGGCTAATATTGGTGAGGAAGTATTGTCGATTGATCCTACTGTCATATCAATTTATTTGGGAGTATTCGCCATATTTAATGGTATCGGGCGACCCCTTTTTGGTTATGTTAATGATCGGTTTGGCTTTAAATTGAGCGGTATGATATCATTCAGTACACTAATTGTTGGATTGTTACTTTTATTTTTCTTTGTCGACTCATTGGTTGTATTTATTCTTGCCTTTATCATCATTTATGTCAATTTTGGTGGGTGGTTATCCCTTGCTCCAAGTGCCACAATCCAATTATTTGGAAAAGATGATTATTCCCAAAATTATGGGGTTATGTTCTTAGCGTATGGACTTGGTGCATTTATCGGAACGTTAATTAGTGGCTATATTATTGATTATTTTACATTAACGACTGTATTTCTAGTAATGGCGATATTGGCCTTTGTGGGGCTACTCATTATCCAAACAACATCAATTGAATCAAAAAAAAGAGCATAA
- the yihA gene encoding ribosome biogenesis GTP-binding protein YihA/YsxC: MNIQSATFITSGTSPEHYPNDNRPEILFVGRSNVGKSSFINSILQRKNIAYTSSKPGKTQTLNFYLINQAFYFVDVPGYGYAKVSKQVRDEFAKMISIYLTTREQLHLVIQLVDFRHTPTKEDIQMHDFLQSYDIPTIVVGTKLDKVPKTKRKRYEKDILKTLQITQDEFLPYSSETKENLDIVYDIINQVLEE, translated from the coding sequence ATGAACATTCAATCGGCAACATTTATTACCAGTGGGACATCTCCCGAGCACTACCCCAACGACAATCGACCTGAAATCTTGTTTGTTGGTCGAAGCAATGTAGGTAAAAGCAGTTTTATCAATAGTATTTTGCAGCGAAAAAACATTGCCTACACCTCGAGTAAACCGGGAAAAACCCAGACCTTGAACTTCTATTTGATCAACCAAGCCTTCTATTTCGTGGATGTTCCTGGCTATGGGTATGCCAAAGTCAGTAAACAAGTTCGCGATGAATTTGCGAAAATGATATCCATCTATCTAACAACAAGAGAACAATTACACTTGGTTATTCAGTTGGTGGATTTTCGTCATACGCCAACGAAAGAAGACATCCAAATGCATGATTTCTTACAAAGTTATGATATTCCGACCATTGTCGTTGGAACCAAACTCGATAAAGTACCCAAAACAAAGAGAAAGCGATATGAAAAGGACATTTTGAAGACCTTACAGATTACGCAAGATGAATTCTTACCCTATTCATCAGAAACCAAAGAAAATCTTGACATCGTATACGATATAATAAACCAAGTATTGGAGGAATAA
- a CDS encoding NAD-dependent epimerase/dehydratase family protein, producing the protein MNILFIGGTGIISTAVSKLAVERGMNLFVLNRGKHNDVLPKEVHILQGDIYDEEGIATLLEGKYFDAIVQWIAFTVEHVERDVRLFKDHTDQYIFISSASAYQKPLPFLPITEEVPLDNPYWQYSKNKQLCEEYLLSHQSNKFHVTIIRPSHTYNEKMLISQLNSPSHPYTLLDRMYQNKPIIIPDEGMQLWTLTYNMDFAHAFLDVIGNPETYGEYYHITSDKVYTWERINEMIAEACGVTPNIIYIPWDVIFEHFPEWKPEILGDKQKSAVFDNSKIKSVAPSYKSETDYGDIVKQAVEYYRNNPELQTIDTTFNGRYDALIKAYDQED; encoded by the coding sequence ATGAATATTTTATTTATTGGTGGAACAGGAATCATTAGTACAGCTGTCTCAAAACTTGCCGTAGAACGTGGTATGAACTTATTTGTATTAAACCGAGGAAAACACAATGATGTATTACCAAAAGAAGTGCATATTCTACAAGGTGATATCTACGATGAAGAAGGAATTGCTACACTACTAGAAGGGAAGTACTTCGATGCGATTGTACAATGGATTGCCTTTACAGTAGAACATGTAGAGCGTGATGTTCGACTATTTAAAGATCATACTGATCAGTACATCTTCATCAGTAGTGCTTCAGCGTATCAAAAACCATTGCCATTTTTACCCATTACTGAAGAAGTACCACTCGATAACCCCTATTGGCAATACAGTAAGAACAAACAATTGTGTGAAGAATATTTATTATCGCATCAAAGCAATAAATTTCATGTTACCATAATCCGTCCATCACACACATACAATGAAAAAATGCTCATTTCACAATTGAATAGTCCTTCTCATCCCTATACTTTATTAGATCGCATGTATCAAAATAAACCAATTATTATTCCTGATGAGGGGATGCAACTGTGGACCCTTACATATAACATGGATTTCGCACATGCGTTTTTGGATGTTATTGGAAATCCCGAAACCTATGGGGAGTACTATCACATTACCAGTGATAAGGTGTACACCTGGGAACGAATCAATGAAATGATTGCTGAGGCATGTGGTGTAACACCAAACATCATCTACATTCCCTGGGATGTCATCTTTGAACATTTTCCCGAATGGAAACCAGAGATTTTAGGCGACAAACAGAAGAGCGCGGTATTTGACAATTCGAAAATCAAGTCCGTCGCTCCAAGTTATAAGAGTGAAACCGATTATGGTGACATCGTCAAACAAGCCGTTGAATATTACCGCAACAATCCCGAATTACAAACCATCGATACGACATTTAATGGACGTTATGATGCGCTCATTAAAGCGTATGATCAAGAGGATTGA
- a CDS encoding LacI family DNA-binding transcriptional regulator: MPTIRDIAKLANVSPATVSRVLNNDETLNVTNETKRRIFEVAEKLSYTKHKHSKRSKSNVKRIAVAHWYTVEQEVNDPYFISIRMGIQHECTENNIAFDILYNDDSLEYNLSKKNYHGVIILGRLPQETIDLIESLFDNIVFAHNVDTRFAYDSVQTDFRALTKDVLHYLMEQGHRKIGYIGGQEITPITLERHVDPRELEYQETMYRSNLYDSKYYKIGEYSIESGYRLANELIQETIHDLPTAIFCGNDSIAIGATRAIQEHGLQIPKDIAIFSVNDIPTLEYTSPSLSTVKIYSEFLGVTATKLLIEQMNNERELSVRVIIPYDLILRESA; the protein is encoded by the coding sequence ATGCCAACAATTCGGGATATAGCAAAACTGGCCAACGTTTCTCCTGCTACCGTGTCGCGTGTGTTGAACAACGATGAAACCCTAAATGTTACCAACGAGACAAAACGGCGGATTTTTGAAGTAGCTGAAAAACTATCCTATACAAAACACAAACATTCAAAGCGTTCAAAGTCAAATGTTAAACGGATCGCAGTGGCTCACTGGTATACGGTCGAGCAAGAGGTGAATGACCCTTATTTCATCAGTATCCGTATGGGTATCCAGCACGAGTGTACGGAGAACAATATTGCCTTTGATATCTTATATAATGATGATAGTTTGGAATATAATTTATCGAAAAAGAACTATCATGGCGTCATTATATTAGGTCGATTGCCACAAGAAACAATAGATTTGATTGAGTCTCTCTTTGATAACATTGTATTTGCTCATAATGTTGATACGCGTTTCGCATATGATAGTGTCCAAACAGACTTCCGGGCGCTAACAAAAGACGTACTTCATTATTTAATGGAGCAAGGACATCGTAAGATTGGGTACATTGGAGGACAGGAAATTACTCCTATCACATTGGAACGACATGTCGATCCCCGAGAACTCGAATATCAAGAAACCATGTACCGAAGCAATCTATACGATTCGAAGTATTATAAAATTGGCGAATACTCGATTGAGAGTGGGTATCGTTTAGCCAACGAGTTGATCCAAGAAACCATCCATGATTTACCTACTGCAATCTTTTGTGGTAACGATAGTATCGCGATTGGGGCGACTCGTGCGATTCAAGAACACGGCCTCCAGATTCCAAAGGATATTGCCATCTTTAGTGTCAATGACATCCCCACCCTTGAATATACGTCACCATCCTTATCCACTGTAAAGATTTATTCAGAGTTTCTCGGTGTAACGGCGACGAAACTGTTGATTGAACAAATGAATAACGAACGCGAGTTAAGTGTTCGTGTAATTATACCGTATGATTTAATTCTTCGCGAAAGCGCGTGA
- a CDS encoding xylulokinase has translation MKTTTIKNIQSGNTALGLEFGSTRIKAVLLDPDNHIIATGSHQWENQFHEGVWTYSEAAIWQGLQSCYSNLVDDVSRQYNVVLQTVGAIGISGMMHGYIALDASDNLVVPFRTWRNTMTKEASEKLSKKFIFHVPQRWTIAHLYQALLNKEEHLNDITHVTTLAGYVHYKLTGQKVVGIGEASGIFPIDSTTKDYDQNMVDAFESIIQEQLPYTVKELLPHVLVAGEEAGQLTKQGALLLDPSGQLSTGIPFAPPEGDAQTGMIATNAIKVRTGNVSAGTSIFAMVVLDKPLSKPYEMIDIVTTPVGDSVAMVHVNNCTSDINAWVEFVRNILQSFGQKVSDDELFQTIFQSALQPDVSTGKMLAYNYFSGEHITGVSAGRPLLVRTSDSEFTLGNVMKVHLFSALATLRIGMDTLMDTEQTTIDSLTGHGGLFKTPIVGATFLASALNTPITTLTTAGEGGPYGMALLANYMVQKEDYDNLENYLNIKVFSENDKEVIQPVQTLHQEFNEYLASYKKGLDIERIAIKQFE, from the coding sequence ATGAAAACGACAACGATAAAGAACATTCAGTCCGGAAATACTGCGTTAGGACTTGAGTTTGGATCGACCCGAATTAAAGCAGTGTTATTGGATCCTGATAATCATATAATTGCTACTGGATCCCATCAGTGGGAGAATCAGTTTCATGAGGGTGTTTGGACCTATTCTGAAGCAGCAATATGGCAAGGACTTCAATCTTGTTACAGCAATCTTGTAGATGATGTTTCGCGTCAATACAATGTTGTTTTACAAACAGTTGGGGCAATTGGTATCAGTGGAATGATGCACGGATACATTGCACTAGATGCTTCGGATAACCTCGTCGTACCGTTTCGAACATGGCGTAATACAATGACCAAAGAAGCGAGTGAGAAACTATCAAAAAAATTCATATTTCACGTTCCACAACGGTGGACAATTGCTCATTTGTATCAAGCTCTATTAAATAAGGAAGAGCACCTTAACGATATCACTCACGTTACGACACTTGCTGGATATGTCCATTACAAGCTAACTGGACAAAAAGTTGTTGGTATCGGTGAAGCCAGTGGTATCTTTCCCATTGATAGCACCACTAAAGATTATGATCAAAACATGGTAGATGCTTTTGAATCAATCATTCAAGAGCAGTTACCATATACTGTAAAAGAATTATTACCACACGTTCTAGTCGCAGGTGAAGAAGCTGGACAACTAACTAAGCAAGGAGCTCTATTACTGGATCCGAGTGGACAGTTATCCACAGGTATACCGTTTGCTCCTCCTGAAGGAGATGCCCAAACAGGAATGATTGCCACCAATGCTATCAAAGTTCGTACGGGTAATGTCTCAGCAGGAACAAGTATATTTGCCATGGTTGTCCTCGACAAACCACTCTCAAAACCTTACGAAATGATTGATATAGTGACAACGCCTGTAGGAGATTCAGTTGCAATGGTACATGTGAACAACTGTACGTCCGATATCAATGCATGGGTAGAATTTGTACGCAATATATTACAAAGTTTTGGACAAAAAGTATCAGACGATGAACTATTTCAAACCATTTTCCAAAGCGCATTACAACCAGATGTATCAACAGGGAAGATGTTAGCCTATAACTATTTCTCGGGAGAGCACATTACTGGTGTATCGGCAGGTAGACCATTGTTGGTTCGTACTAGTGATAGTGAATTTACCCTCGGAAATGTGATGAAAGTCCATTTGTTTAGTGCATTGGCAACACTTCGAATTGGAATGGATACCTTGATGGATACTGAGCAAACAACCATTGATTCGCTAACCGGACATGGTGGACTGTTCAAAACTCCGATTGTTGGGGCAACATTTCTAGCATCGGCATTAAATACACCGATTACGACATTGACAACCGCTGGAGAAGGTGGGCCGTATGGAATGGCGTTACTCGCTAACTACATGGTACAAAAAGAAGATTATGATAACTTAGAGAATTATCTAAATATTAAAGTATTTAGTGAAAATGATAAAGAAGTTATTCAACCGGTTCAAACATTGCATCAAGAATTTAATGAATATCTGGCTTCCTATAAAAAAGGATTGGATATTGAGCGAATTGCTATCAAACAGTTTGAATAA
- the araA gene encoding L-arabinose isomerase yields MKKYTFWFVVGTQHLYGHKIFKIIEKRADEMAEFLSLKFKGFATIEFKSLVKTSDEIYQVAKEANHNDDVVGMITWMHTFSPSKMWIHGLNVLQKPMLQLHTQFNKEIPWDDIDMDFMNLNQSAHGDREHGFIYTRMRKYRSVVSGYYQNEDVIADIERWLRASIGVFESQQLNVVRFGDNMRNVAVTEGNKVSAEIDFGWSVNGWGMGDLVKFVNDVSQNEIREQLDKYKKKYQMDTTNNDSIKYQAKVQVALRKFLKQQQSCAFTTTFENLTGLEQLPGLAVQDLMDEGFGFGAEGDWKTAAMQRIIYLMSIGTSQSCSFMEDYTYHLPDNNETVLGAHMLEVSPRIASTKPQIQVHPLGIGGKDAPARVVFDAKAGSAVQVSLIDLGDRFRLIAADCNAVEPLEKMPKLPVAQAMWTLEPNFKVGTEAWLIAGGAHHTVMTYDIDAKVLELFANMLDIEFVHITNDTTIQRLRNELRWNETGYKLK; encoded by the coding sequence ATGAAGAAATATACCTTTTGGTTTGTTGTAGGAACACAACATTTATATGGCCATAAGATTTTCAAGATTATTGAAAAACGGGCCGATGAAATGGCAGAGTTCTTAAGTCTTAAGTTTAAGGGATTTGCAACAATTGAATTTAAATCATTGGTAAAAACAAGTGATGAAATTTATCAAGTTGCCAAAGAAGCAAATCACAATGATGATGTTGTAGGTATGATTACATGGATGCATACATTCAGTCCATCAAAGATGTGGATTCACGGATTAAATGTGTTACAAAAACCAATGTTGCAATTGCATACACAATTTAATAAAGAAATACCGTGGGATGACATCGATATGGATTTCATGAACTTAAATCAAAGTGCTCATGGTGATCGCGAACATGGATTTATCTATACTAGAATGCGAAAATATCGCAGTGTTGTATCGGGATATTACCAAAATGAGGATGTTATTGCCGATATTGAACGTTGGCTTCGAGCATCCATTGGCGTTTTTGAATCGCAACAACTAAACGTTGTACGATTTGGCGATAATATGCGCAATGTTGCCGTTACAGAAGGAAACAAAGTCTCTGCAGAAATTGACTTTGGATGGAGTGTTAACGGTTGGGGTATGGGTGATCTTGTCAAGTTTGTCAATGATGTATCACAAAATGAAATCCGTGAACAACTCGATAAATACAAGAAAAAGTATCAAATGGATACCACCAATAACGACTCCATTAAGTATCAGGCGAAGGTTCAAGTCGCCCTACGTAAGTTCTTAAAACAACAGCAATCATGTGCGTTTACAACAACCTTTGAAAACTTAACAGGTTTAGAGCAACTTCCCGGATTGGCCGTCCAAGATTTAATGGATGAAGGATTTGGATTTGGTGCTGAAGGAGATTGGAAAACAGCAGCAATGCAACGGATTATTTACTTGATGAGTATCGGGACTTCACAAAGCTGTTCCTTTATGGAAGATTATACCTACCATTTACCAGATAACAATGAAACCGTACTCGGTGCACATATGCTCGAAGTAAGCCCCCGAATTGCATCTACGAAACCACAGATTCAAGTACATCCACTTGGTATTGGTGGAAAAGATGCACCGGCACGTGTCGTATTTGATGCGAAGGCGGGATCTGCGGTCCAAGTATCCTTAATTGATTTAGGAGATCGTTTCCGCTTAATCGCTGCCGACTGTAATGCCGTAGAACCACTCGAAAAAATGCCGAAACTACCTGTCGCACAAGCGATGTGGACCTTAGAACCAAACTTTAAAGTGGGGACCGAAGCTTGGTTGATAGCTGGTGGTGCACACCATACCGTAATGACCTATGACATCGATGCGAAAGTATTGGAACTGTTTGCCAATATGCTTGATATTGAATTTGTACACATTACTAACGATACTACAATCCAACGCTTACGAAATGAACTACGTTGGAATGAAACAGGATACAAATTAAAATAA
- a CDS encoding L-ribulose-5-phosphate 4-epimerase, with amino-acid sequence MLEQLKQDVYQANLDLVKHGLVIFTWGNVSGIDETRQYVVIKPSGVKYEDMKAEDMVVVDLAGQVIEGSLNPSSDTMTHVELYKQFPSIKGVVHTHSKWATTYSQLKRPIPPLGTTHADYFNQAIPVTRPLELQEIRTDYEWNTGKVIVETFTTKNINPLHCPAVLVHEHGPFAWGDSVHNAVHNAVVLEYLADMAYHIEVLQDATPINQDLLNKHFNRKHGKDAYYGQKL; translated from the coding sequence ATGTTAGAACAATTAAAACAAGACGTATATCAAGCGAATTTAGATCTTGTCAAACATGGGTTAGTGATCTTTACTTGGGGAAATGTATCCGGTATTGATGAAACCAGACAATATGTTGTGATCAAACCGTCGGGTGTCAAGTATGAGGACATGAAAGCAGAGGATATGGTTGTCGTTGATCTCGCTGGGCAAGTTATTGAAGGGTCATTGAATCCTTCAAGTGATACGATGACTCATGTGGAGTTGTACAAGCAATTCCCATCGATCAAAGGCGTTGTTCACACCCATTCCAAATGGGCGACCACGTATAGTCAATTAAAACGACCCATACCACCTTTAGGAACAACTCACGCGGATTACTTTAATCAGGCGATTCCCGTTACAAGACCTTTAGAACTACAAGAAATTCGAACGGATTATGAATGGAATACGGGAAAAGTGATTGTTGAAACATTTACAACCAAGAACATTAATCCGCTTCACTGCCCTGCCGTATTGGTTCACGAACATGGCCCGTTTGCATGGGGGGACAGTGTTCACAACGCGGTTCACAACGCGGTAGTACTCGAATATCTAGCCGATATGGCGTATCATATCGAAGTATTACAAGATGCAACCCCAATCAATCAAGATTTATTAAACAAGCATTTTAACCGCAAACATGGAAAAGATGCGTATTATGGACAAAAGCTATAA